In Ailuropoda melanoleuca isolate Jingjing chromosome X, ASM200744v2, whole genome shotgun sequence, a single genomic region encodes these proteins:
- the NDUFB11 gene encoding NADH dehydrogenase [ubiquinone] 1 beta subcomplex subunit 11, mitochondrial, protein MAAGLLGLCSRRLLAVAATRGLPAARVRWESGSSRAVIAPSAVAGKRMPEPTVRWQEDPDPEDENLYEKNPDSHGYDKDPVVDLWNMRVVFFFGFSVVLVLGSTFIAYLPDYRMQEWARREAERLVKYREANGLPIMESNCFDPSKIQLLEDEE, encoded by the exons ATGGCGGCCGGGCTGTTAGGTTTGTGCTCTCGCCGCCTTTTGGCAGTAGCGGCGACGCGAGGGCTCCCGGCCGCCCGTGTTCGCTGGGAATCCGGCTCGTCCAGGGCCGTGATCGCCCCGTCCGCTGTGGCAGGAAAGCGGATGCCGGAACCGACCGTACGCTGGCAGGAGGACCCAGATCCGGAGGACGAAAACCTCTATGAGAag AACCCAGACTCCCACGGTTATGACAAGGACCCTGTTGTGGACCTCTGGAACATGCGGGTCgtctttttctttggcttctccGTTGTCTTGGTCCTTGGCAGCACCTTTATAGCTTATCTGCCTGATTACAG AATGCAGGAGTGGGCCCGCCGAGAAGCTGAGAGGCTTGTTAAATACCGAGAGGCCAATGGCCTCCCCATCATGGAATCCAACTGCTTTGACCCTAGCAAGATCCAGCTGCTGGAGGATGAGGAGTGA